A single region of the Trachemys scripta elegans isolate TJP31775 chromosome 19, CAS_Tse_1.0, whole genome shotgun sequence genome encodes:
- the LOC117868049 gene encoding arylacetamide deacetylase-like 4, translating to MEFVYALLVLVLAVFVAAFILLVVGTIYFDLSNSEIPLGVDQPVRLRIVHSILIGTAVLGKILEKLGLCSQLRFTRYMRRGKKLGEDPKLFIKDLQFGKVPVRIYQPRTPSAGRRRGVIYFHGGGWMFGSIDSYEPVCRYIARESESVVVSVEYRLAPEHTYPAQYEDCLTATTHFLKTAEDYGVDPACIIISGDSAGGNLAAAVCQTLVSRPDLPKVHAQVLIYPGLQAIDFNLPSYQQNCAVPILFRERSAFYVLQYLKGDASFLEDVLEGSHMPVDVKLKFRKWLSADNIPKEFKVRGYKPKVPIECSNEVYEAVRNFCEPAFSPLLAEDAVVHQLPESFILTCEHDVLRDDALLYKKRLEDGGVPVTWYHIENGFHGIISLFDNGRLSFPAGKKGLDNIVNFLRSL from the exons ATGGAGTTTGTTTATGCACTGCTGGTGTTAGTACTGGCAGTTTTCGTTGCTGCTTTCATATTGTTAGTCGTGGGGACAATTTATTTTGATCTCTCCAACTCAGAAATCCCTCTTGGAGTGGACCAGCCTGTAAGGCTCCGAATCGTTCATAGTATTTTGATTGGCACAGCGGTTCTG GGGAAGATTTTGGAGAAGCTGGGTCTGTGCAGTCAACTTCGCTTCACCCGCTATATGCGACGGGGAAAGAAATTAGGGGAGGACCCAAAGCTCTTCATCAAGGACCTGCAGTTTGGGAAGGTGCCAGTGAGGATTTACCAGCCTAGAACGCCTTCTGCTGGCCGGAGGAGAGGGGTCATCTACTTTCATGGAGGAGGCTGGATGTTTGGAAGCATTG ATTCCTATGAACCCGTATGCCGCTACATCGCCAGAGAAAGTGAATCGGTGGTCGTGTCTGTTGA GTATCGTCTGGCGCCAGAGCACACGTACCCAGCACAGTACGAGGACTGTCTCACTGCTACCACACACTTTTTGAAGACTGCAGAAGACTATGGAGTGGATCCTGCCTGTATTATCATTAGTGGGGACAGTGCTGGGGGCaatcttgctgctgctgtttgccaaACACTAGTGAGTAGACCAGACCTTCCAAAGGTGCATGCTCAGGTCTTGATCTATCCAGGCCTCCAGGCAATAGACTTCAATTTGCCCTCATATCAGCAAAACTGTGCAGTCCCCATCTTGTTCAGGGAACGTTCGGCATTTTATGTTCTGCAGTACCTCAAGGGGGACGCGTCATTTTTGGAAGATGTCCTGGAAGGTTCCCATATGCCTGTAGATGTAAAATTGAAGTTTAGAAAATGGCTAAGTGCAGACAATATCCCTAAGGAATTTAAGGTCAGAGGGTACAAACCAAAGGTGCCCATCGAATGCTCAAATGAAGTTTATGAGGCAGTTAGAAATTTTTGTGAGCCAGCCTTTTCCCCACTTCTCGCTGAAGATGCTGTTGTTCACCAGCTCCCTGAGTCGTTCATCTTGACTTGTGAGCATGACGTGCTAAGGGATGACGCCCTGTTATACAAGAAGCGATTAGAGGACGGCGGTGTGCCAGTGACCTGGTACCACATTGAGAATGGATTCCATGGAATCATAAGCCTGTTTGATAATGGCAGGTTGTCATTTCCCGCTGGAAAAAAGGGACTGGACAACATTGTAAACTTTCTCAGAAGCTTATAA
- the C19H1orf158 gene encoding LOW QUALITY PROTEIN: uncharacterized protein C1orf158 homolog (The sequence of the model RefSeq protein was modified relative to this genomic sequence to represent the inferred CDS: substituted 1 base at 1 genomic stop codon), translating to MLTSQRDVQEWYLPSWKIKPEYSTKVLIGNWLEERKRFIKDTGKPSNSIYGTDFIRFPDHRIDQTVRRTIMKKLDGLPKQHLFTQHEEPSNRNLVTQYDDHYNRHGYNPVLPPLRRWNGQKLAWLPEKSDFPIFEPPTNYGLFEQLMKKWTHQEAGVMNSVYTVSYEMPPVSAFAVRRRPVTNYHRSPRDGQHLPHNLSASLECDGAPKCLQAPGXPVRDTTAIGATL from the exons ATGCTTACGTCTCAGAGGGATGTGCAGGAATGGTACCTTCCCAGCTGGAAAATAAAACCAGAGTATTCCACGAAAGTGCTCATTGGAAACTGGTTGGAAGAGAGGAAAAGG TTTATAAAAGACACTGGGAAACCCAGCAACAGCATCTATGGGACTGACTTTATTCGCTTCCCTGACCACAGAATAGATCAAACAGTGAGGAGAACCATTATGAAGAAACTTGAT GGCCTGCCAAAGCAGCATCTGTTTACGCAACATGAAGAACCGAGCAACCGCAATTTAGTAACTCAGTACGATGATCATTACAACAGACATGGCTACAATCCTGTGTTGCCTCCGCTCCGCAGATGGAATGGACAAAAGCTAGCCTGGCTCCCGGAGAAATCAGATTTCCCCATTTTCG AACCACCCACCAACTATGGCCTTTTTGAGCAACTAATGAAAAAATGGACCCACCAAGAGGCTGGAGTGATGAACAGTGTCTACACTGTTTCTTATGAGATGCCGCCTGTTTCTGCTTTTGCCGTTCGCCGACGTCCGGTCACAAATTACCACCGGTCCCCCCGCGATGGGCAGCATCTTCCCCACAACCTCAGTGCAAGTCTGGAATGTGACGGCGCACCAAAATGCCTTCAAGCTCCTGGGTAGCCGGTCAGAGACACGACCGCCATTGGCGCCACACTGTAG